GATAAAGGTGAGTATGTATCATATGTATCATCCAATAATTATCAAGGTGCTTATGCTATCGCAAAAGTTTTGGCAAAACATATGAAAATGTTAGGCTGGGAAAAAGGAACCGTAGGCATTGTAGCAATCCCTCAAAAACGCTCCAACGGAAAAGCCAGAACGGCAGGCTTTTTACAAGGACTTCATGAAAACAACATCAAAAGTAGTAGTCTAAAACAGCAGGTAGATTTTTCTTATAAAGAGACGTATGATTATACGATGGAGATGATTGAATCTGATCCGAATTTAAGAGCTGTTTGGCTGCAGGGTTCAGACAAGTATCAAGGGGCATTAGATGCTATTAAAGATGCAAGAAAAAGTGGAGAAATATTACTTGTTACTTTTGATGCCGAACCGATTTTTTTAGAGTTAATCCCTCAAGGTATAGTGACAGGTTCCGCTATGCAGCAACCGTTCTTAATGGGTGAAAAAGCGACAGCATTATTAGACCGACACCTTAAAGGGAAAGTTGTTAAAAAGAGTATAGAGCTGCCGGTACTCGCTATCTCTAAAGAGAATATCGATGAAAAGTTACCGCTGATCAAGAGAAATGTTTTAGGATTGAATTTAGATGCTAGATAGGTTAAAGTTAAACTCATTACATGTACACCTGAGTCTCATCATTATTGTGACAGTTTCTCTCTTTTTCGGGTTTTATTCTTTATACCTTTATGTACAAACAAAAAAAGAAGTTGATAGTCAAATGAAAAGTGAGCTTACCAGAGACATAGAATCGGTATCTGGAAGTATCACAAGGTTTATGGATGCATATTCCCCGAATGAATACCAAAAAATTATTATCGATTTGGTCAACAAGCAAAATATTGCAGCAATTATTATTGATGATTACAATATGCAAAGGATTTTAAGTGACAAAAGCTATAGAGTAGGTTATATAAAAGAGAATAACTTAACTGCTGAGATAGATTTTAACGATCCTAAGCAGCTTGCTTTACTTAATCATCCCTATTATAAAGAAACGATAGAACTTAAAAATATAAAAGGTAAAAAACTGGGAGAGGTCACTTTTTTTATATCGAATGAAGTTATAAAAAAAGAGATTGAAAAGATTATTGAGCAAAATATATTTTTAGCTGTATTAACCTCTTTATTTTTGACTCTCATCCTTTTTATCTCAATTAAATACTTTATCGTCAACCATTTAACACGAATTGTTGATGTTATAAGTAACTACGATCAGGATGGTATCCCTGTAGGTGAAGTAGAGAGTGAAGGCTCTTTTGAGATCCGTTATATTATTGACAGAATAAACACTATGATTAGATTGATCAAAAAGTCACGAGAAGAGCTGCATACAAACTATGAACTTTTACAAACTGAAAAAGACAGATTTCAGTTGACGATCAAAGCTACAAATGACGGTATATGGGATTGGAACATGAAAACCGATGAAGTGTTTTTCTCAAAACGTTGGAAAAGTATGCTTGGGTATACAGATGATGAGATCACAAACGATGTAAATGAATGGGAAAAAAGGGTACATCCGGATGATTTGGAAAAAGCGCTCGAAGATCTTGATGCACATCTAAACGGCGAAACGCCGGTATATGAAAATGAACACAGGGTACAGCATAAAGATGGACACTGGTTGTGGATTCTAGACAGAGGTAAAGCTCTATTTGATGAGAATGGTAAGCCGTACAGAATGTTGGGGTTTCATACCGATATGACACAACGCCATAAGTTTATAGAATCTTTAAAAGTGGAGCAAGAAAGGTATAAAAGCTTGCTTGAGCTTTCAAGTGACGGGATTCACCTAATTGATCATGACGGAAAGTTATATGACTATAGTGAATCATTTTTAAAAATGTTAGGCTATACAAAAGAGGAAGCAAAAAATTTAAATGTAAGTGACTGGGATGTTAAAATTCCTGAAGAGGAGATTAAAACGTTTATTCATAAACTGATGAATGAACCTCAGTCCTTTGAAACGATACATAAACGTAAAGATGGTTCAACTTTTATTGTAAGTATAAATGCTAAAGGGATAGAGATAAACGGTGAAAAATATATCTATGCATCTGCCAGAGATGTAACAAAAGAGAAACAGCATCAGTTGGAGATAAGAAGAAAATTACAAAGGTTTGTAGATACGCAGAGCTCTATTGTAATTTTAACAGATGGTAAAAACTTGAAATTTGCCAACAATACTTTTTTAGATTTCTTTGATTGTAAAAATATTGAAGAGTTTTTGAAAACCAATAAATGTATCTGTGAAAGATTTATCAAAGAGGATAAATTCTTCCATTTAGAAAAAGTACAAAAGGGTGAAGAGCATTGGATAGAGAGTTTATTGCATCTTAGCGGCAGACAAAGAGTTGTTGCCATGAAAAACAGTGAAGGGCAAATACATGCATTTAATGTTGCTATTAATAAGTATGAAGGTGATGAGTATATTGTCAACTTTACAGATATCAGTGATACGATGAGTGAAAAGTTTGAACTTGCACAACAAGCATCTGTTGATACACTTACAAGTGCATACAACAGAATGTATTTTAATCAGAATATCGAAAATATTTTAAATCATCATATACACAATAATATGAGCACAGGTATTATTATGTTTGATATCGATAAGTTTAAAGATGTTAATGATACCTACGGACACGATGTCGGTGACTATGTTTTAAAAACACTGGTACAGATAGTACAAAGATATACAAGAACAAACGATAAAGTGATCCGCTGGGGTGGTGAAGAGTTTATTATAATATGTCCTATAAAGGGTGAAGAGACTTTAGAAAAAATTGCAGAGTATCTCCGCAGTACAATTGAAAACTATAAATTTGACTATGTTGAGAAAGTTACATGTAGTTTTGGTTGTGCCATTCATGACCTTGAGAGAGATATATTAAAAACTATAAAAGAAGCAGATCAAAAACTTTATCAGGCAAAAGAGCTGGGAAGAAATAGGGTCGTATGTTAATTAAGCGACTAAAAACTTTATAAATTGACATAGAAATACTACCAACACTCTTTAGATAGGTATAAAATTATGCTATTGAAAAGGAGAAAACATGAATTATGTAATTATTTTAGTTGTTCTGTTTTTCACTGCTTGTACAAGCCACTATCCATCGCTAAAAACTGTGGAGCAGGTTGATATAAAAAGATATAGTGGAACATGGTATGAGATAGCGCGTTATGAACATTTTTTTGAAAAAGGGTGCAGTGATGTCAATGCAACATATACACTCAAAAAGGATGGAGATATTGAGGTGCTAAACCAGTGTATGAAACCAGACGGCCTTTCAAGAGCAAAGGGTGTAGCATATGCTGTTGATAAGACAAATGCAAAACTTAAAGTGAGTTTTTTCCGCCCATTTTACGGTGATTATTGGATTTTGATGCTTGGAGATAATTATGAATATGCCCTTATTGGAGAGGAGTCTCGAGAGTATCTGTGGGTACTTTCTCGAACACCTGCGATGGATGAATCGTTAAAAGAAAAAATTGTTACCAAACTTCCGGAGTTTGGATATGGTACAGAAAAATTGCTCTGGACAAAACATTCAAAGTAATCGATGATGAAAAAGTATCTTTATTTAGCAGGTGTATTATCTTGTACGGCATTAGCACAAGCTGAGGGAAAAAAAGCCGGACTTGAGAAGATGATTCAACCAAAGGTGTCTTACGAATCAAGTTACTTAAGTGATGCTGTAGTAGATGGATTTAGCGGTGGTGCAAAGGTGAGTAAAAACACAATTCGCATCAACAATATGATAGCAGGACTAAGCTATACGAACTGGACATTTAAATGGCACGGGATCGATAAACTTCCTTTTGGGGATGGAGTGCATGAGCCTTTAACACAGATGCATAGTATCAAACTTAATGCCAATATCCCTTATTTCATAAGTGAAAAATGGTTTTGGCTTACATCGTTATCTCTAAAGTCTACTTTTGAAAAAGAGACAAAGGATTCTTATGCGATCGGGTTTTTCAGCTTTGGAACATATAAGCTTGATAAGGAGCATGCCATTACAGTTGGGGCATTTGGGAATTACCATCCAACAACCACTATAGCACTTCCTGCACTCAGTTACAGTTACCGTGCCAGAGCAAGTGATGGTTTTAAGGTAATCCTTGGATTTCCTCGTTCATATGTTGGTTACCATATAAATGAAGATCTTTTAATCCGTGCAGGATTTATCTATTCCCAGTCTGTGATCCGCTTGAGCGATGAAAGCTACATTACACCAAGTGGTTTTGTAGAGGCAAAAGATTATCTAAATAATTTTGGATTTGCTTATGAGTTAAGTAATCATATCAATCTTGAAACAGACCTGCTGTACTCTTTAAGACGTGAGTTTACGATCTTCTCAAAAGATGCCAACGAACTTAACAGCTATATAATAAAACCTTCATTGGGGATAAACCTCAGGCTCTCTTACCTTTTTTAAAACGAACAGACAAAATAAAGAATACAACAGAAGTTTTGTGATCTTGAAGCGTTATACCGAAAAAATGGCTTTATGATCGAAAGAGTTCTATAAAATTTTAGAAGAAATTGAACTTATAAATATTTTGTTTGTGTACCAATAAGTTACAAAACAATATATTTTCAGAAGCTTAAAAAGCCTCTGAAAGTATTGTATATAGGTGTTTATAGATTATTCAGCTACTTCAACTTCAACTGGAGTTGATTCCCAGATACCGTGTTTAGTACAGTAACCGTGAGCTACAAGGTTTAGTTTTTTACCCATTGGACGGATATTAAAAGTTACTTCAGCGTGAGATTTTTCATTTCCTAAAGTACCAGGTACGAAAGAAGCAGAAGCTAATTTAGTTTCACCATTGAAAAGAGTGATAGACTCGATGAAGTGATCAAAATCATCTGGGTGAGTATATTCTTGACCCATTTTTACATTTACTGCAAGCATCTCACCTTTTTTTGCTTCACCTTCTACTGTGATGAATGGAGAGTGACGATCAATAAGGTCTTTTTTCGCTTCTCTTTCTACTGTGTCAATATCAACATATTTGTTAATTTTTGGCATTTTCTATCCTTTTTTTTAATTTAATTGTAGTATTGTAACCATAAAAACTTTTAGCAAAACATAAATAAGAGTATATTTGTCTTATTTAAGTCTTTTTTTATTTTCTAAAGTTACTTTCCTCTATTATAACAGGATAAAAGTAACCATATCCAAAATCTTTGTCTTTTGCTAATTTTCCTGATGCATAAACAACATCTCCGGGCTTAGGTGTATTTTGTGCAGTTGTAAAAACAAGATCGTCCATATTTTTAAATCTACTTCCATCTTGGATATGTACCCAGTTTTTTCCCATAATTCCTGATGAAACTTTAGTGACTTTTCCTCTGACAGTTATATTTTTCGCTACATATTTTTCACGATTTTTAAACATTTCAGCTACTGTGAGGGTATTTTTCATTTTGTATTGAGAAGTTAAGATATCGGGCTTAAATTGAATTGTTTCTTGTGTATGTCCAGAAGTAGAGGCATCTCCTGCAAACAAGATATTGTCAAAAGTGCGGTTGAGTGTTTTTGAATGGAAGTTCTTCATCCATCCTTGTTCAGTAAAAGAGATGTTATCGCCTTTTTTTACATCTCTTTGTGTCATTGCGATCCAGTAAGTGTTCTTTCCGTCATCGACTTTCATGTATGTATAGCCGCCGCTGTTCATATTTTCGAGTACTTTTGCAGTATGCGGCGTTGCAGCATAAAGTGAAGCCCCAAGGAGTAAAGCAAGTGCGATCTTTTTCATCTATTTAACCTTTTTTGTCACATTGTACATAAGTTTGAACAACAAGCGTTTAATATAAGTATTTAAAATATTAGATGTGATAAAGAGATACAAGAAGATCGCAATCCTCAAGTTACATTATGTCACCGCCACATTGCAACCCTTCAAACCATGTTAGAAACTTCTCGACATCCTCCCCTTTAAAAATAGCACCGTGTTGAGGAGCGATCATATCTACATCATATTTTCGTACATTGTGGACCCATTTTTTTGTGAAGTGATTTCCCGCCATATAGCGTTTATGAAATGCTTCAAGTAGTGTCAGGTGTTTGTCAAAGTTATGAACCTCTTTATAGATGTCATGCACAGGCATTACGGCTGCACCTATATCTCCACTAAAGAGAATTTTTGAGCGACTGTCATACAGAGTAAAGTTTCCAGGTGAGTGGAGAAAGTGTGCCGGTACAAACTGTAAATAGTTGTCACCAAAACTTATTTTTGCCCCCGGATCGGGTAAAGGCATAATACGTTCTAGATCCATCAGCCCGTAATGACTCATAAATCTACTCCAAAGACCTGAAATAATGATTTTTGCAGTAGATGCTACACTCCATTCTGCAATAGAGCCGGCTACGTCAGGATCTTGATGAGAATAAAAAATATATTTTAGTTTATCTACACCTAAATGGCGTTCTACTGCATCATACATCTCATTAAAAGCTGACTGGCTTCCCGGATCGATTAAAATACCGCTGTTGTTTTGAATGATCAAAAACTGGTTAACGGCAAGGTAACTTTCTTCTTGTTCCTCATCATCAAAACTAAACATAATGCACTTATGTACACCGTCATCATAAAGTATTGTTTCATTTTCCATTAATGTTTCTTCTTAAAAATAAAATTGCAATATACAAACAATTTTTTAAATTAAAAATGTTTGATAAATTATTTATATTGTAACTAAAAAAAAGGATATTTATCAAATTGTTGACACATTGTTTTCATATATTTTACTATATAGAAATATTGTAGTACAATTGAACAATACAACTGTTAAAGTATCCTCAGTTAAAGCTCCCCTCACTGATAATTGGAAGGAGTCTCCTGAGCCTGTTTCTGATGAACATTACAGTAACCTCATAACAAAGGATAAATGATGATGCTTGTAAAAAATGTTTTAGCACTATTAATAGTGAGCAGTTCTGTGATGGTAACTTCTACTCAAGCGAAAGAGGACTCCATACAAAAGGGACAACGTATATCTGGAATTGAAACAAGAGCGTCTCTTGTTGTTAATAAATCAGATTTTAAAAAATATTTTAGCGGCGGAGAAGTACGTATCGATTTCCTCTATCCTGCAACTGACGCACATACACATTCAGGAGCTTATGTAACATTCGAGCCTGGTGCAAGAACAAACTGGCATACTCATCCGGCCGGTCAACACATGATTGTCACATCGGGTGTGGGGTATACTCAGACATGGAAGGGAGAAAGACGTACCATTAAAGTCGGTGATGTCGTATGGTGTCCAGTTGGAGTAAAGCATTGGCACGGAGCGTCAAAAGATATTGCTATGACACATCTTGTTATTACAGGTAGTGATAAGGATGGTAAGAATGTTGAATGGCTTGAGCCTGTTAATGATGAACAATATTCAGGAAAATAAGGAGTTGAGATGAGACTTAAGATATTTACTTTTTTGTTTTCTCTTTTTAGTGCTACATGTAGTTTTGCGGAACAAACAGATCAGGGTATGGATATATTAAATGTAAGACAGCAGGCTATTATCTCGATCTCAGCATTTACGGCAAACGGTGATATTGTAAAACTAAAATCGGAATTGAATGCTGGACTTGAATCAGATTTGAGTGTGAATGAGATCAAGGAGATACTTATTCAGCTTTATGCTTACTGTGGATTTCCGCGAAGTCTCAACGGCATTAATGCATTTATAGATGTAATTAAAGAGCGTGAAGCGCAGGGGATTAAAGACAATATTGGAAAAGAAGCAACACCATTGCCAAAAGATATGGATAAAGATGCATATGGTGCCAAAGTAAGACGGGAATTGGCAGGTTGGGATAAAGAACCACCTGCGCAGGGGTATCAACTTTTTACTCCCGTTATGGATGTATATCTTAAAGAGCATCTGTTTGCAGATATCTTTGCAAGAGATGTACTAAATCATCAAGAGCGTGAACTTGTTACCATTGCGGCATTAGCAGCAATGAGTGGAACCCAGGGACAGCTTCAGTTTCATTTTGGTGCTGCAATAAATAGTGGTTTTACTCTTTCGCAGATGTATGCATTTGTAAAGGTTTTAAATATAAAAATTGGTCAAAAAGAAGCAAAAATAGCAGATAAAGTTTTAAGTGATGTTTTAAAAAGCAGAGGAAATAAAACTTAATGAGATTAAGTATAATATCGATAGTTCTTTTTATCGTTGTAACAGCTGTGTATGGTGATAAAAATACTAATAGTTTAAAAGGGAAGATAATGCAGATCAGTGTTAATTCAAATGGGCAAACTACTGTATTCCAACTTAATAACTCTGAGGCAGCAAAAGAACTGTATGCTCAATTGCCTTTGGATATTGAAGTTGAAAACTACAGTAACAATGAAAAAATATTTTATCCTCCCAAAAAATTAACAACTAGTAAAACACCTGCAGCTGATGCAAAAACAGGTACACTAGCTTATTATGCCCCGTGGGGTAATGTAGTTATGTTCTATAAAGACTTTGGAACTGCCAACGGTTTGTATGAACTTGGATATGCGGTTTCTGGGGTAGAACATATTAAAAATATGTCTGGAATGATACAAATTACAAAGTAGAAGAAGAACCACAATTACTTACCATATTGTAATCCTTTAAATTCTCTGATTAACGCCATTTGACGCTTTGATAAATAGTTAATTAGATTTTTTTGTGTATTGGGCTTTGGTGCAAGTTTTATTACTACATGAAATTCATGTTTTTCCTCTGTAATGTATAATATTTTACCTTCACAGTTAATGATTAACGGTTGTTTCCCAGCAGAAGAAAAAACCATGTCAACAATAACTTTTTCATCTGTTTGAAATCCTGCCGGAAGTGAAAGAAGTGAAAGACGCACTGCATCTACCGAGAGATTGAGTATTTTGACATAGTCTCCAAACTTATGCCCTTCATAAAAAAGTGAAACTTTATGATCATCTTCAGGAGTAAGACGGATTGAACTGCGTTGTGTAGGGGATGCTGTTAAAAATTTGAAATCAGCAACACTTATACTTTGCTCTTCATAATTAACACTGTTTATTGACTGACAAAGAATGTCTGCAGGAAAAAGGGAGTGCGAAAGTATCAATTTACCCTCATGATGAGCACATCTTTGTTGCAGGTAAGTGGTTTGAAGAGCAACTCTGTTCTCATCTGCTTGAACAATAATTCCTTTATTTGTTACTGTCAGACCCTTATAAAGATTAAACAGTTTTATTTCAGTGTGATTTCTTTGTATAGATTGCAATAGATTGATGAATGTTGATTGGTTTGTTTCTTCTTCATCAAGTTGTGATTGTTTTTCATCAAACAGTTTTAGCAAGTTGAGATCTGTAATGTCGTCTAAAGATACAAGATAGTAGTTGTCTTGGTTCTCGATCTTTGTCATTCTAAAAACAAAATGGTGAAATTCATGTTCATGATTTATTAACTTGACATGATAAAGTTTATTTAGGTTCTCAAGAGCCTCTTCGTACCAGTTACGATCTTCAGTATTGTAAAGAAAGTTCTTGTGCTCAAGAAAAGTATCTCCTATAGAATGAAACTCTATATTGAAACTCTCTATATCATCAACCTGGAAAAAATTTAAAAAAGTCTCATTAACTATGATAGGTTCGTCTTCTTTATAAAGCATAAGGAGATTATGTTGCGAGTTGAAAATAGTTTCTACATAGAAGTCAAAGAGCTTTTGTTCTGTTAAAAGTTTGACCTCATGCAGGGCATCTAAAAGTGCTTCTAGTAGTTTATCGGTAACAAGCGGTTTTTTTAAAAAACGATAAACTCCAATATCTAAAGCTTTATGTAAAGTGTCAGAATCTTCATTTGGAGCTGTAACAATAACCTTTGTCTGAGGTGCTATTTTATGAATTTTACCAGTCATCTTAAAACCGTCCATATGAGGCATTTCAAGATCTGTTATGACAATAGGTGTATGAATAGTACGAAAAACTTCTAAGCCCTCTTTCCCATTGCTGGCAGTATAGATATCATCGAAGAACTGTTCTAAAAAATGGGTTGCTTTTTCTCTTAAACGTTCGTTGTCTTCCACGTATAAAAGCTTTACACCTTTTGTCAGTTCTTTAAGCTCTAATAACTTTTTTTTATCTATGTTTAAACCCATGTGATTATCTTAGCAAAAAATATAACTTATCGTAATAAAGTAATAAGTTTGTTTACAAAATTTTCATTGATCTGTGTAGACATCGTTTTTTTCATTAACATTAATGCATCAAAACTTGAATAATTTTCTCTAAAAGTTCTCTTTGTTGTTAATGCATCAAAAATGTCACATACACATAAGATCTGTGCATAAGTAGGAATTTGTGAGCCTATAAGATAGTTTGGATAACCTGTACCGTCTAATTTTTCATGATGAAATTCAATACCTTGTATAATCTCTCTTTTTTTAATCCCCAACTCTTTGGCAAGTTCTACACTTTTTATAGGATGCGATTGCATCTCATCAATCTCATTTTGTTGTAACCCTGAAGGTTTATCTAAAATCTCTTTGGCAATATTGAGTTTGCCTATATCGTGTAAAACAGCTGCAAGGGCAATCTCAATCAACTGAGAATGCTGCATTCTAAGCTGACGTCCTAAAAGAACTGAGAGTACACAAACATTTACATTGTGTGAAGCTACCGTATATGTGTCTTGAAACAGGTTAATAAGTTTTCCTATAGAGATATTTGACTGTTCTATAGTAGATACAAGATCTTCTGCCCATTCATATAACTTCTCTTTTTTTATACCTGAAACTCCTTGTGCAAAAAAAGCATCCATCAGTTTTACACCGCTTGTATATACCTTTTTTAATCCATATTGAGAGGTCTTTTGTAAGGTGTTTTTTACCTTCTTTTGTATGATGTTTGGTTCAAATGGTTTCACAATATAGTCACATGCGCCTAGCTCTAGAGCTTTTTTTACCGACTCTGCCTCTTTAGAACCGGTAACAAACATAATTGGGATTTCAAGTTGCAGTTCTTTATGTAAATATTCTGCAACTTCAAAGCCGTTTTTATCAGGCATCTGAATATCTAACAATATTAAATCAGGTTGGAAAGATTGAGCAGACTCTATCGCATCAGAAGCATTACTCGCTAAGTGAACATCATAGTCACTTCCAAGTATCGCATCTAAAAAGTGTAGGTTAGTACTTTCGTCATCGACAACAAGAAGCTTTTTTTGTGTATATCTCATATAAATTATTTAACTCTTCTATTTTTGAATCTAATGTGAGTTAATTGTATCATATATTTAACCCCCTTGTTATTAATTAACAAGAGTTTAACCAATAAGAGTGTAAAATCGCGTCAATTTAATAAAAGAGTATGGATTATGTTAAAAACTTTACTAATTGAGATAGGTGTTGAAGAGCTACCGGCTGTTCCACTGTTAAAAGAACTAAAAAATATAGAGAAAAAATATGCTGATATTTTAGAGAAAAACAATCTTTTATGTGAGTTTGAATTTTACTATACACCTCGTCGTTTAGTGCTTTGGCATAGAGAATTTAAAACATCTCAAGATGATTCTGTTGAAGAGTTCTTCGGTGCACCTCTTGCAGTTGCATACAAAGATGGAGAACCGACTCCTGCAGCTAACGGTTTTGCAAAAAAATGTGGTGTATCTTTAGAAGAGTTAAGTACAGCTGATAAAGGTGGTAAAGAGGTACTTTACTATAAAAAAGATGTAAAAGGAAAAGCATCTACTGAACTACTTCCTGAAATTATAGACACTTGGATCAAATCACTTGATTTCGGAAAATCTATGAGATGGGGATCATTAGATGAAAGTTTTATCCGTCCTATCCGTTGGGTAAATGTACTGTTAGATGATGAGCTTGTGGATCTAGAACTTTACGGAGTAAAATCTTCTAAAACAACTTTTGTTCATCGTATCGCCAACTTTGATGCTATGGCTATTGATGGTGCAAAAGATTACTTTAACAAATTAGAGACAAACGGTGTACTTCTTTTCCAGGAAGAGCGTGCGAAAAAGATCCTAAACGACATCAAAACACTAGAATCTGATAACGGTATTACAGTTGAGATTGATGAAGAATTATTTGATGAAGTTGTTGCCATTAATGAACATCCAACTGCACTTTTAGGTTCATTTGATGAGGAGTTCTTGGCACTTCCTCCTGAAGTTATCATCACGTCTATGAAAGAGCACCAAAGATATTTCCCTGTATTTAAAGATGGGAAATTAACAAACAAGTTTGTAGTTGTTGCAAATGCATACACAAATGACTTTAGTGAAGTGATTGCAGGGAATGAAAGAGTACTTCGCCCGCGTTTAGCTGATGGTATGTTCTTCTGGGAAAATGACCTTAAAAACGGTCTGAGCACTGCAGGACTTGAAAAGATTACTTTCTTTAAAGGTCTTGGAAGCGTAGCTGATAAGATCCAAAGAGAGGCAAAAATCGCTTCTGTTTTATTTGACAAGTTTGCCCTGGATGCTTCAAAAGAGGACTTAACGACTGCAGTTGAACTTGCAAAAGCAGACCTTATGAGTGAAATGGTATATGAATTCACTGAGCTTCAAGGGATTATGGGATACTACTACGCACAAAAAGGTGGATACTCTGATGCAGTAGCAGTTGCGATCAAAGAGCAGTATCTCCCAGCCGGTGAGGAGAGTGAGCTTCCATCTACTCCACTAAGTGCAGTTGTAGCACTGAGCTTAAAACTGGATACTCTTTTAGCACTCTTTAGTATAGGTCAGATCCCAACAGGAACACGTGACCCGTTCGCACTTCGCCGTGCGGTAAACGGAATCGCTAGAATCGTAAATGAATTTGGATTTAACTTCAATATAGATACAGATATAA
Above is a window of Sulfurimonas marina DNA encoding:
- a CDS encoding substrate-binding domain-containing protein — encoded protein: MHIVRYLIILVIVSALNANEPQTKKIAYLVSDLKIPFWDIMRKGIVSEAKTLHYDLQVYNADNSLEKELKNTVKAIRNKVDGIIVSPINSSSCVTILKLAQRANIPVVISDIGTDKGEYVSYVSSNNYQGAYAIAKVLAKHMKMLGWEKGTVGIVAIPQKRSNGKARTAGFLQGLHENNIKSSSLKQQVDFSYKETYDYTMEMIESDPNLRAVWLQGSDKYQGALDAIKDARKSGEILLVTFDAEPIFLELIPQGIVTGSAMQQPFLMGEKATALLDRHLKGKVVKKSIELPVLAISKENIDEKLPLIKRNVLGLNLDAR
- a CDS encoding sensor domain-containing diguanylate cyclase, yielding MLDRLKLNSLHVHLSLIIIVTVSLFFGFYSLYLYVQTKKEVDSQMKSELTRDIESVSGSITRFMDAYSPNEYQKIIIDLVNKQNIAAIIIDDYNMQRILSDKSYRVGYIKENNLTAEIDFNDPKQLALLNHPYYKETIELKNIKGKKLGEVTFFISNEVIKKEIEKIIEQNIFLAVLTSLFLTLILFISIKYFIVNHLTRIVDVISNYDQDGIPVGEVESEGSFEIRYIIDRINTMIRLIKKSREELHTNYELLQTEKDRFQLTIKATNDGIWDWNMKTDEVFFSKRWKSMLGYTDDEITNDVNEWEKRVHPDDLEKALEDLDAHLNGETPVYENEHRVQHKDGHWLWILDRGKALFDENGKPYRMLGFHTDMTQRHKFIESLKVEQERYKSLLELSSDGIHLIDHDGKLYDYSESFLKMLGYTKEEAKNLNVSDWDVKIPEEEIKTFIHKLMNEPQSFETIHKRKDGSTFIVSINAKGIEINGEKYIYASARDVTKEKQHQLEIRRKLQRFVDTQSSIVILTDGKNLKFANNTFLDFFDCKNIEEFLKTNKCICERFIKEDKFFHLEKVQKGEEHWIESLLHLSGRQRVVAMKNSEGQIHAFNVAINKYEGDEYIVNFTDISDTMSEKFELAQQASVDTLTSAYNRMYFNQNIENILNHHIHNNMSTGIIMFDIDKFKDVNDTYGHDVGDYVLKTLVQIVQRYTRTNDKVIRWGGEEFIIICPIKGEETLEKIAEYLRSTIENYKFDYVEKVTCSFGCAIHDLERDILKTIKEADQKLYQAKELGRNRVVC
- a CDS encoding lipocalin family protein, producing the protein MNYVIILVVLFFTACTSHYPSLKTVEQVDIKRYSGTWYEIARYEHFFEKGCSDVNATYTLKKDGDIEVLNQCMKPDGLSRAKGVAYAVDKTNAKLKVSFFRPFYGDYWILMLGDNYEYALIGEESREYLWVLSRTPAMDESLKEKIVTKLPEFGYGTEKLLWTKHSK
- a CDS encoding class II SORL domain-containing protein is translated as MPKINKYVDIDTVEREAKKDLIDRHSPFITVEGEAKKGEMLAVNVKMGQEYTHPDDFDHFIESITLFNGETKLASASFVPGTLGNEKSHAEVTFNIRPMGKKLNLVAHGYCTKHGIWESTPVEVEVAE
- a CDS encoding GW dipeptide domain-containing protein, translated to MKKIALALLLGASLYAATPHTAKVLENMNSGGYTYMKVDDGKNTYWIAMTQRDVKKGDNISFTEQGWMKNFHSKTLNRTFDNILFAGDASTSGHTQETIQFKPDILTSQYKMKNTLTVAEMFKNREKYVAKNITVRGKVTKVSSGIMGKNWVHIQDGSRFKNMDDLVFTTAQNTPKPGDVVYASGKLAKDKDFGYGYFYPVIIEESNFRK
- a CDS encoding MBL fold metallo-hydrolase, with the translated sequence MENETILYDDGVHKCIMFSFDDEEQEESYLAVNQFLIIQNNSGILIDPGSQSAFNEMYDAVERHLGVDKLKYIFYSHQDPDVAGSIAEWSVASTAKIIISGLWSRFMSHYGLMDLERIMPLPDPGAKISFGDNYLQFVPAHFLHSPGNFTLYDSRSKILFSGDIGAAVMPVHDIYKEVHNFDKHLTLLEAFHKRYMAGNHFTKKWVHNVRKYDVDMIAPQHGAIFKGEDVEKFLTWFEGLQCGGDIM
- a CDS encoding (R)-mandelonitrile lyase, with translation MSSSVMVTSTQAKEDSIQKGQRISGIETRASLVVNKSDFKKYFSGGEVRIDFLYPATDAHTHSGAYVTFEPGARTNWHTHPAGQHMIVTSGVGYTQTWKGERRTIKVGDVVWCPVGVKHWHGASKDIAMTHLVITGSDKDGKNVEWLEPVNDEQYSGK
- a CDS encoding carboxymuconolactone decarboxylase family protein, encoding MRLKIFTFLFSLFSATCSFAEQTDQGMDILNVRQQAIISISAFTANGDIVKLKSELNAGLESDLSVNEIKEILIQLYAYCGFPRSLNGINAFIDVIKEREAQGIKDNIGKEATPLPKDMDKDAYGAKVRRELAGWDKEPPAQGYQLFTPVMDVYLKEHLFADIFARDVLNHQERELVTIAALAAMSGTQGQLQFHFGAAINSGFTLSQMYAFVKVLNIKIGQKEAKIADKVLSDVLKSRGNKT
- a CDS encoding cyclophilin-like fold protein, producing the protein MRLSIISIVLFIVVTAVYGDKNTNSLKGKIMQISVNSNGQTTVFQLNNSEAAKELYAQLPLDIEVENYSNNEKIFYPPKKLTTSKTPAADAKTGTLAYYAPWGNVVMFYKDFGTANGLYELGYAVSGVEHIKNMSGMIQITK